A stretch of the Sulfurospirillum sp. UCH001 genome encodes the following:
- a CDS encoding ATP-binding protein — MKKIQIKYKLFLLFSFSFIGMLILAERSFKLSQENISNATTIFENSLNTRHLQENYIEPTNMLREMSLSLVMSPNDDYRKTIEVDIAGQMQILEEHFSKLDQKTYDVWTQYAKAVEKTRSYLNARFEEGAFVNVNTVERERYYELLNRLKQLQHDAVNQTKRNFEEIKTSAQALKYEIAVLVLLLSAVVFVAGFLLSSHIVSSILKLQEGLKEFFGYLETKNTQPKPIELSSRDELEDMAKLLNRNIAKASANIEQDIVFIEDAISVVNDLKVGKLSSRLHATAQAHELKLLKDVVNEMIDNLESKINEEILKRTEQEKLLIQQSKLASMGEMIGNIAHQWRQPLGEMSAVLMNIQVRYEFGDFDGAFLVESIQQCNKINAYMSGTISDFQNFFKPSKEKEVFEISEACQRSITILQASLKYHGIEFSFDISEKMEVYGYPNEFAQALLNILSNAKDVLSEREISNPFIRLYLKKGYKYILIVIEDNGGGISNEHMDRIFEPYFTTKYAKQGTGIGLYMTKMIIENNMGGIINVKNTNSGALFTIKLPSVPEQSV, encoded by the coding sequence GACACCTACAAGAGAACTACATTGAGCCGACCAATATGCTACGTGAGATGAGCCTCTCTTTGGTAATGTCGCCCAATGACGATTATCGTAAAACGATTGAGGTGGATATTGCAGGGCAGATGCAAATTTTAGAAGAGCACTTTAGTAAGCTAGACCAAAAGACATACGATGTCTGGACGCAGTATGCCAAAGCGGTAGAAAAGACACGAAGTTATCTCAATGCACGTTTTGAAGAGGGTGCATTTGTGAATGTCAATACGGTTGAAAGAGAGCGTTATTATGAACTGCTCAATCGCTTGAAACAGCTTCAGCATGATGCCGTGAATCAAACCAAGCGAAATTTTGAAGAGATTAAAACCAGTGCGCAAGCCTTAAAGTATGAGATTGCCGTTTTAGTATTGTTGCTCTCGGCCGTTGTGTTTGTCGCTGGATTTTTACTCTCCAGTCATATCGTTTCTTCTATTTTAAAACTTCAAGAAGGGCTCAAAGAGTTCTTTGGTTATTTGGAGACAAAAAATACGCAACCAAAGCCCATTGAGCTTTCAAGCAGGGATGAACTTGAAGATATGGCAAAGCTGCTCAATCGCAATATTGCAAAAGCATCTGCAAACATCGAGCAAGATATTGTTTTTATTGAAGATGCGATTAGTGTGGTGAATGATCTAAAAGTAGGCAAACTCTCTTCTCGTTTGCATGCAACAGCGCAAGCGCACGAGCTTAAACTTCTTAAAGATGTGGTTAATGAGATGATCGATAACCTAGAGTCAAAAATCAATGAAGAGATACTCAAACGTACAGAACAAGAGAAGCTTCTTATTCAACAAAGTAAATTAGCAAGTATGGGCGAAATGATCGGCAATATTGCCCATCAATGGAGGCAACCTTTGGGTGAAATGAGTGCCGTTTTGATGAACATTCAGGTGCGTTATGAATTTGGAGATTTTGATGGTGCATTTTTGGTTGAGAGCATTCAACAGTGCAATAAAATCAATGCTTATATGTCTGGAACCATCAGTGATTTTCAAAACTTTTTTAAGCCTTCTAAAGAGAAAGAGGTCTTTGAGATTAGTGAGGCGTGTCAGCGTTCTATTACGATTTTGCAGGCATCACTTAAGTATCATGGCATTGAGTTTTCATTTGATATTTCTGAGAAAATGGAAGTTTATGGTTATCCCAATGAATTTGCGCAAGCACTTCTAAATATTCTCTCCAATGCTAAAGATGTTCTAAGCGAGCGCGAAATTAGCAATCCTTTCATACGTTTGTATCTTAAAAAAGGGTACAAATATATCCTCATTGTAATAGAAGACAATGGTGGCGGAATTTCAAATGAGCATATGGACCGCATTTTTGAGCCATACTTTACTACCAAATATGCAAAGCAAGGAACGGGTATTGGTCTTTACATGACGAAGATGATTATAGAGAACAATATGGGCGGAATTATCAATGTGAAAAATACAAATTCAGGGGCTCTTTTTACGATTAAATTGCCAAGTGTTCCAGAACAGAGTGTGTAA
- a CDS encoding CZB domain-containing protein produces the protein MNHAIFKSNAYSAVYVNDKEAAFQTHETCSLGEWYQKDGQKIFGDTQGFKELYKPHESFHSHVLEVAKLIRSTSSNLLDEKELIVNYFKEVEKESKVLFVTLDKMIAEKNAQA, from the coding sequence ATGAATCATGCTATCTTTAAATCAAATGCGTATAGCGCGGTTTATGTAAACGACAAAGAAGCAGCATTCCAAACCCATGAAACATGCAGTCTTGGAGAGTGGTACCAAAAAGATGGTCAGAAAATCTTTGGCGATACTCAAGGCTTTAAAGAGCTCTATAAACCACATGAAAGCTTCCATAGTCATGTACTTGAGGTTGCCAAACTCATTCGTTCTACCTCATCAAATCTGTTAGATGAAAAAGAATTGATTGTAAACTATTTTAAAGAAGTAGAAAAAGAGAGTAAAGTACTCTTTGTAACCTTAGATAAAATGATTGCGGAGAAAAACGCACAAGCTTAA
- a CDS encoding PAS domain-containing protein has product MSITQKGEELHFDENQFIVSKTDLKGRITYANDLFIQISGFKEQELIGTPHNILRHPDMPRAIFKLLWDRVQAGKEVFAYVKNKTKNNKYYWVHAYITPIVDTKTQQLIGYHSVRRSPSAKGIEVIAPLYKKMLQAEEQGGIQASTALLDNTLSQLKVSYDAFILSHE; this is encoded by the coding sequence GTGTCCATTACCCAAAAAGGTGAAGAACTTCACTTTGACGAGAACCAATTTATCGTCTCAAAAACAGACCTTAAAGGCAGAATTACCTACGCGAATGATCTTTTCATCCAAATTTCTGGTTTTAAAGAGCAAGAGCTCATCGGAACACCTCACAATATCCTACGCCACCCTGATATGCCAAGAGCTATTTTTAAACTTTTATGGGATCGCGTTCAAGCAGGTAAAGAGGTTTTTGCCTACGTTAAAAATAAAACGAAAAACAATAAATATTACTGGGTACATGCCTATATTACCCCTATTGTTGACACAAAAACTCAACAACTTATTGGGTATCACTCTGTTCGTCGTTCACCAAGTGCAAAAGGTATCGAAGTGATTGCCCCTTTATATAAGAAAATGCTTCAAGCAGAAGAGCAAGGTGGCATACAAGCATCCACAGCTCTTTTAGATAACACCCTATCTCAATTAAAGGTCAGTTATGATGCCTTCATCCTCTCTCATGAATAG
- a CDS encoding 2Fe-2S iron-sulfur cluster-binding protein: MAHITVDGRVLEVKEGALLIEELLAHNINIPHFCYHPALGKDGNCRMCMVEIEGQKRPQIACDTPIKEGMIIRTKGANIDRVKRSILELELINHPIDCPICDQAGECSLQNYYMDVGLYESRLSTPKTRGEKHVDLGANVVLDQERCVLCTRCVRFTKNITKTSELGVLSRADHSVITTFPGSKLSNPYAMNVVDLCPVGALTSKDFRFQKRVWFLNTKEAICNHCARGCSIFVDHHKEKYKREMIYRYRPRLNDKVNGYFICDAGRLSYHIENENQEFHALIRGKVSEYEYAEGKLLRLLKRHLGKTLFLLGSNLSLEEMVRVQKLAKLYEIMLNAYEPERFDVSFGDDFLKCNDRSANGRSFPLLGIDESKEGLEQALQMAELVVLIGRSDAKMIKEMGYAKNIAILCSQCEVSCKEVELVLPMASHTRREGSFINIDGYIQYSSCVIKSENAHKTLLAIVAQILGDTVTTCQAVWEAELFFYEVLKGISFASLKDTPKITL, from the coding sequence ATGGCGCATATTACGGTAGATGGCAGGGTATTAGAGGTTAAAGAAGGTGCATTGCTGATTGAAGAACTATTGGCACACAATATCAATATACCCCACTTTTGCTACCATCCTGCTCTTGGAAAAGATGGTAATTGCCGTATGTGTATGGTTGAAATTGAAGGACAAAAGCGTCCTCAAATCGCTTGTGATACACCGATTAAAGAAGGAATGATCATCCGCACCAAAGGTGCAAATATTGACCGCGTGAAACGTTCCATTCTAGAGCTTGAACTCATTAATCACCCCATTGACTGTCCTATCTGCGATCAAGCAGGAGAGTGTTCTCTTCAAAACTATTATATGGATGTGGGGCTGTATGAGAGCCGTTTAAGCACACCAAAAACCAGAGGTGAAAAGCATGTTGATTTGGGTGCAAATGTCGTGCTCGATCAAGAACGCTGTGTGCTTTGTACCCGTTGTGTACGATTTACTAAAAACATTACCAAAACCAGTGAACTAGGTGTCCTATCCCGTGCCGATCATTCGGTTATCACCACTTTTCCTGGTTCAAAACTTTCCAATCCTTATGCGATGAATGTGGTTGATCTTTGCCCTGTGGGAGCACTCACGAGCAAAGATTTTCGTTTCCAAAAACGGGTATGGTTTCTAAACACCAAAGAAGCCATCTGTAACCATTGTGCCAGAGGGTGTTCTATTTTTGTAGATCATCACAAAGAGAAATATAAACGTGAGATGATTTACCGTTATCGTCCAAGACTTAATGATAAAGTGAATGGTTATTTTATTTGCGATGCTGGACGACTCAGTTACCACATAGAAAACGAAAATCAAGAGTTTCACGCGCTTATTCGTGGAAAAGTGAGTGAATACGAATACGCTGAGGGAAAATTATTGCGTTTACTCAAACGCCATTTAGGAAAAACTCTTTTTCTTTTAGGCTCAAATCTTAGTTTAGAAGAGATGGTGCGTGTTCAAAAACTTGCAAAACTGTATGAAATTATGCTCAATGCATATGAGCCTGAACGCTTTGATGTCAGTTTTGGCGATGACTTTTTAAAATGCAATGATCGTTCTGCCAATGGACGCTCTTTCCCACTTTTAGGCATCGATGAGAGCAAAGAGGGATTAGAGCAAGCGTTACAAATGGCCGAATTGGTTGTGCTCATTGGTCGGAGCGATGCTAAAATGATCAAAGAGATGGGGTATGCAAAAAACATTGCCATTTTATGTTCTCAGTGTGAAGTGAGTTGTAAAGAGGTAGAGTTGGTTCTTCCTATGGCATCACATACCAGACGAGAAGGCAGTTTCATTAATATTGATGGCTATATCCAATACAGTTCATGTGTGATTAAAAGTGAAAATGCTCATAAAACATTGCTGGCGATTGTAGCTCAAATTTTAGGTGATACAGTGACGACATGCCAAGCAGTGTGGGAAGCTGAACTTTTCTTTTATGAAGTGCTCAAAGGTATCTCCTTTGCATCACTTAAAGATACGCCAAAGATAACACTATGA